Genomic window (Capsicum annuum cultivar UCD-10X-F1 chromosome 10, UCD10Xv1.1, whole genome shotgun sequence):
GTCGTCACCTGTTATCCAGGTTAATATATAATCCCCTTATTTTGGACTCTCTGTAGTGATTTAAGTGACCTGATATTGTAAAAACTTCTTTTTACACTCAGCGTATACAAGTTAAACTCAACCAGAAAAGGTAGAGAGGAATAATACCAAATTGCTGATTTGCTCAGTTTGAATGTCAACAAAAACAACAGGGACTGCTGTTGAAAACCAGGCCATGCTACGAACCACTGTGGCTTCTACTCTATACTCTCTTGTCAGAGGCATGAAGAAAACTATGGAGCTAACAACTGTAGAACGAGAATCTTGTAGATAAGTCCCATCCTTCAGCTTCCAGCCATATTGTAATCCCATTTGGTTATATCCGCGTGATCCCATTCTTCTGCTCATTTCTGCATCATCAAACAAAATTCCgctatgaaaaatatttatctacAACGTTCCAGGTAGAGAAAACAAAAGAGGCAATCCAGTGCACTAAGCTCGTGCTATGTAAAATGTTCCTGGTAGACTGACAATAAATAGATTTTTTACGCTATCAGTGTAGTTTAACATGTGTAGTACCGGAAAAGAAGAATCATACCCTGGAGTTCAGTGCAACGTCCCAAAGTTAATTCTGCTATAACAGCGACATGTAGATGCTGCTCTAACCACAAATCTTTTCTGCAGATTGGAAAGTCGTTCAATCAACTGAGACATATCCTCTGCTCTCTCCCCTACTAACCTTCAACCAAATTAAATGTCCAGCAATTTTACCAAGAAATAAGGACCATGCCTTGGCTTGAACAAAGGAGTCATCATCAACAGGTGATTCAGCAGCAATGCCTTCCTTCTATGATGTCATGCTCACAAAAATCCCATCCTTCTGGATCTTTTTGCCTCACTTTCTTCACACCAACAACTTTCTCAACATTcgccattttcttcttcttcttgaagaTGGAACAACAGTATTTCTGGAGTAGCCGCAATAGCTTCATATATATCCAACACCGATCAACCCTCTTGTCAAAAAAGGTTAATGAACTCGAACACGGAAATCTTTAAGTGAATGTAGATTTCTAGTTGTGAATGTTGGAAAGGAACTATGGTCTTCAACAATTTGCTTAGAGAAATATCCTCTGGTTTGATGTATCCGAAGAGCCATTTAGCAAACAGGCTGGCTCTACGGATTCTTGTGAGCAAAAAGTCAACAGAGTGGCAAAACAACAATCTGAACTAGAATGGAAATTTCTCCTGAACATGGTATATTTTGAGCATCGAATGAGAATAAAATAGGCATATTTTTGTCCTTTAACTAGCTAGGAAGTTGGCATGAGTACAAACAAAAATCACACATGGAACAACCAATGAAATGTATtgtaagaaactattttatttcGGGTCTGTGACCATTTAAGCATATTGGAAATGCGGGGAAAAGAAAGTGCGCATGTTCCTGTCACATATATCAAACTTCACTATATAAAAAATCTGGATAAGGAATAAATATGAGACTTTCAATCTCCTATGTTCAGTATAGATACAATATAGCTCATTTTGTACATTTAGATCTGCCTTCAAactataaatacaatataaattaaTAGTAATAAGCTAAATATGTGGACACAAAACTGGTTGAACATTACTAGTAATTTTTAAGAAAGCTATGTGATTTCAGTGAAGGAAAAGTCATCAACTTAGTTACTAAATGCTTCAAAAATGTTGTCAAGTTCCTGCTCCAGCTTCGCAATGGCTGCCTTTGCACTCGCCCTTTCTTCAACATGATTAGAGCTTAAACACTTTTCTCTAAGTGATATCTTCCTCTGAATGCTATTAATCTGCAATAATAATTTCCAACGCAGTATGAAAATTTTGTGACCTCAATTATTGACGCAATATAGAAATTAGGTGGGGAGGATAGGCGAAAAGAAAGAGACCTTTCTGTAGGGCCATCTCGACAAGCCATCCCTTCGGCAAACCTTCTTCATCACAGTAGGACATATGTTCAATTTCTTAGCTGCTATCTCAATGGGAAGATGGAGATACCCTGCAAAGTCTTTCAATCTCAACTTTCCAGTTCTTTCCCTCTGCTCTATCAAAGAAAAAAGAGATCAGAACGCAAAATCTCTACATGAATGTTATAATAACAAagaaactttgaagaaaatgttCAATTAAGTCCTTTTTTATGTCATATTAATATACTCTCTGCGTGCATATTACAAACCTGTGCTGAAAGGGAGATCTTTTCATGTCTCACGTCACTGTTATTGTCTTCACTTTCATTTCTCTTTTCTTGCTGGTCCATTTTGAAATCACCTGCAGGACAATATTGTGCAAGATCATTTGAAAGTAATTTATTGTATCCTTTATTTAGATTAAAGGAGTAAGCAACAACATTACTGACGAGAAGTTGTTGGAGATAATTGAAGTAGACTATCAATGTCAAAACAGTCACCACCATCAGATCCAACACCTAAAGCTTCATAGAAATTGCATAGTGGGTCTAGCAGCACAATGTAACCTTCACTCTTACAAGCCTCaaaataatgaactaaaaattgCTTCACACTGTTTGTACTGTCATTGCTAAAACTGTTGAAGCAgaatataaaaagtaaagttataatttagtcaaacaagtgaaaaaaggattaaaatagagcaaacaaaagaagagtacaaaaAGTGCTAAAACTGTTGAAGCAGAATATAAAAACTAAAGTTATAATTTAGTCaaacaagtgaaaaaaaaaggtttaaaatagaGCAAACAAAAGAGGAGTACAAAAAGAAGTAACCATACTCAAATATCTGGGATGACTTATGGGTTTGAGAAGAAAAATCCATTGTGTATTTCTCAAGAACTGCATGACTGATCTTTCCTAGTGTTCCATAAATGTCAAGCTTAGATATTTGCAAGCCTGTGAAGGAAACAAACCAATAATATACTTAGCACAAAGAAATAAACCAGAGAAATTAAAGAGATAAAACTGACTGACCATCGGAATGAGTGATTTCTCTTAAAATTTGGCAATTATGCGAAGTACTACAGTAATTAGTCCCCGGAACTCCACCCTCAGTATTTGTGGTACTATTCCCAACCAAATAATTACTACATTGAAGCAAAATTGGATCAGTGTTGGAGACACCAATATCAGAAATCAAAATTGGTGGATTTTCATGAAAGAGTGAAAAAGGTTCATTGTCCCATGGGCCGTCAATGATTGGATTTTCATCATCAAAGAGTGAAATTTGAACAAGAGAAGAATCATCATCAAAAGGGTCATGATAGGGAACAATGGCGGTTGGATTGTCCATTTTCCTGAgatgacgacgacgacgacgcTTGGCCAACACCAAGCGACGCCTTCTggacaagtaaaaaaaaaagaagaaaattgaaaagatttCAATGGAATAGTACAGTATATAATATACAGGAAGGAAGGGGTAGGAGTGAAAGGAAGGAAGGAGTGGGAATGAAGGGGAAGTTAATAACCGTTGCATTTTCAGTTTGAATGTCAACGTACATACCTTTCCATATCTGTTTTTgctttgtatttgtattgtagaaaaaaaaatataattttctttctgAAAATTTACCCACTCATTTTTTcaaattagtaataaataaaatttaatgttgCTTTTTCATATTGTTTTCATAATTGTAGTTTCCTTTTCGAAAATTTACCGATACATTTTTTCAAATCttccacaaaatttcaaaaactagtaataaataaaaatatatgctgctttttcatattttttcataattgttgtttttaatattgtattatattttacagagtaatattattatttataataataaaaattgatttaagTTAATACCTTAACCATGCCTATTCAATATATTACCATGAATGTTATtataaacatattatttattattattaagatttgagtagtttaattcaaagtttcaaaatatttttattgaataatgatagtttttttttttttactatattcaatattatcaaaaataaaataaaatcataaattaataattaaaatttttgagaccCTAGAGATTTTGAAGGCCTAAAACTTAGGCTTTACTAGCCTCACCCTTTGAGCCACCCCTGAAAGACAAGAGATCGCGTctaatttcatcaataaaaaaaaGGTTTTGTAGATCTAAATGTTGGATGCTTGTCCTGACTCACTAATCATATTTGAAATTTTCTTAAAACACAAATTTTTCATGATTGATCGAACCACGCTTGATTATTGTGtctcttttaatatatttctagtttgtatttttatttgaaatcttTAGAATTTTGTTTTCTTAGCTTTCGCATGACACCTGATTATTTTGATCCTAACAATAACCTCAGATGAGGTgccttcttgaattttttgatgttttttgtttgattttaagcATGTATGTCTATGTGCTTTTGTTGATTTGttcatgaataattttttttttactcgcATTCAACCAATTTTACTTACATAATCACCAATTATGTAAACACCAATGTCTATGTAACATTTAAACAATCAAATGCAATTTGTAACATTGTTAAAAAAGGTGCAACAAttagaagaatatttttttaaaaaaaaaagagtaacaaaaaatttaaaacaaaggaaaatagtgaaaaaatagaaGAGTAACAAGGGGTTTTTTTCTATAACAAAAggggaaaaagaacaaaaatgaaaGTAGAGATAGGGTCATGTGTTTGTAAACTGCAATATGAAAGTGATTTAACTGAATTGATCATCTCAAATAAGTGACACCAGTAAACTCCAAATTAAATTTTGAGGATAATAAATGAAACTAATACCAACCAAATGGTCTATTTTAAAAGGACATATGGGtgcattaaagctttatatgAGATTTTTTGAGAATAGACCGAATCACAAGATCTATTATACATAATCTTATCTTATATTTTTGCAAGACGATATTTTTGTGACTTGACTTCATGACCTCTAGGTCATATAACACCGACTTTATCGATTACGCTAAAGACTTGTGGATGGACTTCAAATGGTCTCTTTTGAAATCTTCAATGAAAAACTTGTAGATGGACACGTAAATGGTGAAGCCCATATGCAACAAAGATTTGTGGGCTCATTTTTATAGTAGCTCACAAAGTTGTTCAGCAAACATAAGCCACTTAACTTGAAAATGTCCAGTAAGTACCTTTCAGAGTTCTAGTGTCCCACTTAATTTTGTTGGTATATCTGAAGACAATCAactattttttgttctttttaatcGAAGCACAAATTTCTCTGTTTGATTTGAtgcaaaagtaaagaaaat
Coding sequences:
- the LOC107845121 gene encoding uncharacterized protein LOC107845121, coding for MDNPTAIVPYHDPFDDDSSLVQISLFDDENPIIDGPWDNEPFSLFHENPPILISDIGVSNTDPILLQCSNYLVGNSTTNTEGGVPGTNYCSTSHNCQILREITHSDGLQISKLDIYGTLGKISHAVLEKYTMDFSSQTHKSSQIFDFSNDSTNSVKQFLVHYFEACKSEGYIVLLDPLCNFYEALGVGSDGGDCFDIDSLLQLSPTTSRDFKMDQQEKRNESEDNNSDVRHEKISLSAQRERTGKLRLKDFAGYLHLPIEIAAKKLNICPTVMKKVCRRDGLSRWPYRKINSIQRKISLREKCLSSNHVEERASAKAAIAKLEQELDNIFEAFSN